One stretch of Streptomyces peucetius DNA includes these proteins:
- a CDS encoding zinc-dependent alcohol dehydrogenase: protein MKALTWHGKRDVRVETVPDPEIRDSTDVIVKVTTSGLCGSDLHLYELFGPFLEQGDILGHEPMGVVEEVGSEVTRVKPGDRVVVPFNISCGTCFMCGQGLHSQCETTQVHDHGKGAALFGYTKLYGQVPGGQAEYLRVPFGNTLPISVPDGPPDDRFVYLSDVLPTSWQAVEYAAVPPGGSVVVLGLGPIGDMCTRVAAHRGAGLVIGIDLVPERLARAREHGVHTLDMEEYGDKIIDAVRDLTDGRGPDSVIDAVGMEAHGAPVAKGAQQMTTLLPGTLAARMMERVGIDCLSALHLAIELVRRGGTISLSGVYGGMADPMPLLTMFDKQVQLRMGQANVWRWVEELLPLVTDGDPLGVERFATHRVPLAEAPAAYEMFQKKRDGAVKVLFTP from the coding sequence ATGAAAGCACTGACCTGGCACGGAAAGCGCGATGTGCGCGTGGAGACCGTCCCCGACCCCGAGATCCGCGATTCCACGGACGTGATCGTCAAGGTGACGACGAGCGGTCTCTGCGGTTCCGATCTGCATCTGTACGAACTCTTCGGGCCGTTCCTCGAACAGGGCGACATCCTCGGGCACGAACCGATGGGCGTCGTCGAGGAGGTCGGCTCCGAGGTCACCCGGGTGAAGCCGGGCGACCGGGTCGTCGTCCCCTTCAACATCTCGTGCGGCACCTGCTTCATGTGCGGGCAGGGACTGCACTCCCAGTGCGAGACCACACAGGTGCACGACCACGGCAAGGGCGCGGCGCTGTTCGGCTACACCAAGCTGTACGGGCAGGTGCCGGGCGGTCAGGCCGAATACCTGCGGGTCCCGTTCGGCAACACGCTGCCCATCAGCGTCCCCGACGGCCCGCCGGACGACCGGTTCGTCTACCTGTCCGACGTACTGCCCACCTCCTGGCAGGCGGTCGAGTACGCCGCCGTGCCACCTGGGGGCTCCGTGGTGGTGCTGGGCCTCGGCCCGATCGGCGACATGTGCACCCGGGTCGCCGCGCACCGCGGCGCGGGCCTGGTCATCGGCATCGACCTGGTGCCCGAGCGCCTCGCCCGGGCGAGGGAGCACGGCGTGCACACCCTGGACATGGAGGAGTACGGCGACAAGATCATCGACGCGGTCCGCGACCTGACCGACGGCCGGGGCCCCGACTCCGTCATCGACGCCGTCGGCATGGAGGCCCACGGCGCGCCCGTCGCCAAGGGCGCACAGCAGATGACGACCCTGCTGCCCGGCACGCTCGCCGCCCGGATGATGGAACGCGTCGGCATCGACTGCCTGTCCGCGCTCCATCTGGCGATCGAGCTGGTACGCCGCGGCGGCACGATCTCGCTGTCCGGCGTCTACGGCGGGATGGCCGACCCGATGCCGTTGCTGACCATGTTCGACAAGCAGGTGCAGCTGCGGATGGGGCAGGCCAACGTGTGGCGGTGGGTGGAGGAGCTGCTGCCGCTCGTCACGGACGGAGATCCGCTGGGCGTCGAGCGGTTCGCCACCCACCGGGTGCCGCTCGCCGAGGCTCCGGCGGCCTACGAGATGTTCCAGAAGAAGCGGGACGGGGCCGTCAAGGTGCTCTTCACACCCTGA